Within the Microbacterium sp. 1S1 genome, the region GTCTCCGGAGCACCTCCTCGGCGGCGATTCCACCGGGCGCGACATCCTCAGCCGCCTCATCTACGGCACCAGGACGACGCTGTGGGGTGCCCTCGTCACGATCGTCACCGCACTCGTCATCGGAGTGCCGTCCGGCGTCGCCGCAGGCTACTTCGGCGGGGCGTTCGACCGTGTCGCCACCTGGATCAGCGACGCGCTCCAGTCGATCCCCGGGATGATCATCCTCCTCGTGGTCGCCGCCGGCAGCCGCAACAACTTCGAGCTCCTGATGGTCACGGTCGGTGTGTTCATGGTCCCGGGCTACTTCCGCATCGCGCGGTCGCAGACCCTCGCCGTCCGCGAGGAGCCCTACATCGATGCGGCCCGCGTCTCCGGCCTCTCGGACGCGCGGATCATCTTCCGCCACGTCATCCCGGCGGTGTACCCGCCGGTCATCATCCAGACGGCGCTCACGGCCGGCATCGCGATGGGCATGCAGGCCGGACTCCAGTTCCTCGGCATCGGCGACTCGAACGTGCCGAGCTGGGGGGCGATGATGCTCGAGGGCTTCCGGCTCATGCTCACCTATCCGCTCATGCTCCTGTGGCCCTCCGCGGCCCTCGGGCTCACGATCGCCGTGCTCGCGATCATGGGCTCCACGCTCGCCGAGCTGGTCCAGGTGCGCACGCCCCGTGCCGCGCGGCGACGTCGGCGGGGCGTGCTCGAGGCGGCCGACGAGGCCGAAACCTCCGCCGCCACCGGCTCCGTCCGTCATGACGCCCCGGCGTCCGCCCTCCGGGTGGAGAACCTGCGTGTCGCTCACGCGACTCCGAACGGCGAGACGGAGGTCGTGCACGGCGTGACCCTGGACGTCGCGCCCGGGGAGGTCGTCGGGATCGTCGGCGAGTCCGGATCGGGGAAGTCCCAGACCGTCTTCTCGGTACTCGACCTGCTGCCCGCGACCGGACGGGCCACCGCTGACGCGATCTGGGTCGGCGGCGCGGAGGTGACCCACGCGACGCGGAGGGAGCGCCAGGCGCTGCTCGGCCGCACGATCGGCTACGTGCCGCAGGAGCCGATGAGCAATCTCGATCCCTCGTACACGATCGGGCATCAGCTCATCGAACCGCTGCGCCGGACGCACGGGCTCGGGAAGGACGCGGCCCGGCAGCGGGCACGCGACGTGCTCCTCCGGGTCGGGTTGTCCGACCCCGAGCGGGTCATGCGCAGCTACCCGCATCAGGTGTCCGGTGGCATGGCGCAGCGCGTGCTCATCGCCGGCGCGATCGCCGGGCGTCCGTCGCTCCTCGTCGCGGATGAGCCGACGACCGCCCTCGACGTCACCGTTCAGGCCGAGGTGTTGGAACTGCTGCGCGAGTTGCAGGCCGAGTACGGGATGGCGCTGCTCATCGTGACGCACAACTTCGGCGTCGTCGCCGACATCTGCGACCGCGTGATCGTGATGCGCGGAGGCGACATCGTCGAGTCGGGCGCCGTGGACGACCTGTTCACCGCGCCGACCCAGGAGTACACGCGGGAACTCATCGCCGCCTCGCTCGACGGGGCCGAAGGGCGGGCCGCACTCGACAGCCACCGGACGGAGGTCCCCGCGTGAACGCCTCGGCGAACCCCCTGCTCCAGGTCGACGATCTCGTGGTCGAATACGGTCGTGGCCGGCACGCCTTCCGCGCGCTGCACGGCGTCTCCCTCGACATCGCCCCCGGGGAGTGCCTCGGTCTCGTCGGCGAGTCCGGGTCCGGCAAGTCGACGCTCGGCAAGGCCATCCTCGGCCTCGCCCCGGTGACCGCCGGGCGCATCCGCTTCGACGGCCGCGACATCGGCCGCCTCGGTGGTCGCGCGCGACGGGCGCTTGCCGACGATGTGCAGGTCGTGTTCCAGGATCCGTACGGCTCCCTCAACCCGGCCCTGACCATCGGCGACATCCTCGCCGAACCGCTGCTGACGACGGGGATCGGAGCGAAGGCCGCGGAGAAGCGCGTGCGCGAGATGCTCGATCGCGTGCGGCTGCCGGGGACGAGCATGGACCGGTACCCGAGCGAGTTCTCGGGCGGGCAGCGGCAGCGCATCGCGATCGCCCGTGCCCTGGTCCGCGGTCCCCGGCTGATCGTGTGCGACGAGCCCGTCAGCGCGCTCGACCTCACGACGCAGGCGACCGTCCTCGACCTCTTCATCGAGTTGCAGCGCGACACCGGCGTCGCCTACCTGTTCGTCTCGCACGACCTCGGCGTCGTCCGGCGGGTCTGCCACCGGGTCGCCGTGATGTACCGGGGCGAGATCGTCGAGATCGGCGACGGCGAGCAGGTCACGCGCGCGCCGCGTCACCCGTACGCCGAGCGCCTCCGGTTGGCGTCGCCGGTCGCCGACCCCGTGGCCCAACGGGAGCGCCGTGCCCAGTGGCTGGCTCTGCGGGAGGTGCCCGATGCGGCGGTACGGTAGCTCCAGGCCGGAACTCTCCACACCCCGGACTCGGCCGGAAGGACGCCATGCCGAAGATCATCGACCACGACCAGCGGCGACGGGACATCGTCGAGGTGGCCAAGAGCATCATCCTGAAGGGTGGGTTCGAGGCGGCGACCATGCGCAGCATCGCCGCGGAGGCCGGCTTCGCGAACGGCGCGCTGAAGCACTACTTCCCCGGGAAGGAGAGCATCGTCGCGGCGACCTTCGAGACGATCCTGCAGCAGATGTCGGAGGGTGTGGAGGCCGCGGGGCAGGAGCCGGTGGCGGCAGACGACGCGCTGCGCGGCTTCCTGCAGGCGACGGTGCCCCGCGACTCGGAGCAGATCGCGGCAGGGCGGGTGCTGCTGGCCCTCTGGGAGTACGCGATGGCGAACGAGTCGCTGGCGGAGCTCTATCGGGGACACCTCGCCTCCTGGCGCTCTTCGCTCATCGCACGGATGGAGGCGGCCCGCGACGAGGGGTCGATCCGCGACCAGGACTACGGGCCGCTGGCGGACGAGTACATCTCCGCCGCGGTCGGGGCGACGGTCATCAACCTCATGTACCCGGACGGCGACCGTATCGCCGACTACGAGAACTACATCGACCGGTTCCTCGAGCGGCTGCGCTGAGGCTGAGGGGCCGGTCCCGAGAGGACGGCCCGTCATGACCCTTCGCCCCGAACGACCCGTGGTCTTCCTGCACGGCCTCGCCTCGCGCGGCACGCAGGACTGGCCGGAGAACGAGTGGGCGGCGGTGCTCGGCGGTCGCCCGCGTCGCGTCCTCGATCTGCCTGCGCACGGCGACGCCCCTGCCCTCGGCGCCGTTCCGACCTCCGTGGTGCTCGACGCGCTCGCCGCCGAGATCGGTCCGGACGAGGTCGACCTCGTCGGATACTCGCTCGGTGCCCGGCTCGCGTGGGACCTCGCTCGGCACCCCCGCGTCGCGGTGCGGCGTCTCGTGCTCGGTGGCCTCAGCGCGGGGGAGCCCTTCGCGCTCGTCGATCTCGCCGCCGCACGGTCCGCGGTCACCGGCGGACCGGCTCCCGTCGATCCGCTGACCGGGATGATCGTGCACATGGCGAGCCTGCCCGGCAACCGTGCGGACGATCTGCTCGACCTCATCGAGGGGCTCGCGCGAGAGCCGTTCGCGCCCCAGGTCGCCGCGCCGGCGATGCCGGTGCTGCTCCTGGGTGGCGAGGACGACCCGATGGCCGCGGGCATCGACGAGCTCGCCGCGCGGCTGCCCGACGTCCGGGTGCGGCGTGTCCCGGGGGACCACCTCGCGGCGCTGCACACCGCCGAGTTCCGCGACGCCGTGTGCGGTTTCCTCGCGGGCTGATCCGGTGGCCGCCGCCCGGTCTCTTCCTGCCCTTTATTTCCAACGTTCGTCGACAAACCGAAAGGCATCTGCCATGACCGACACCCCCACTCCCGACGCGGCGCGCATCGTCGACATCGCTACCGGCTACATGGCCGCGAAGCAGCTCTTCCAGGCCAGTCGCATCGGCTTGTTCGCGGCCGTCGCCGCCGGCGCCGACACCGCTGCGGCGATCGCCGAGCGCTGCGGAGTGAGCGAGCGGATCTCCCGCCTCCTCGCCGACGCCCTCGCCGCGAAGGGTCTCCTCGTCCGAACGCGGGGGCGCTACGCGCTGGCCCCCGACGCGTCGGCCTACCTCACGGGGGAGGATGCGATCATCGACCTCGCTCCCTTCCTCACGTTCCTCGACGAGATCAGCTACCCGCACTGGCTGCAGTTCGCGCACACGGTCGACACGACCGAGCCCGGCGAGCTGCAGATGGACGACGCCCGATGGGGGACGTTCATGGCCGGTGTCATGACGTACAACCGCCTGCACGCCCAGGAGTTCGGCCGGCTCGTCGACCTCGTCGGCGCGACGAAGGCCCTGGACTTCGGAGGACTGTCGGCCGAGTTCGCCCTCGCGGTCATGGCGCGCAACCCCCAGCTGCACACGACGTTCGTCTACGCGCCGGGATTCGAGGACGGGGTGGCCCAGGCGGTCGAGGCGGCCGGCCTCGCTCACCGGGCCTCCGTCGAGGTGGGGGACACGGCGACCGCGACCCCCGAAGGCGCGTACGATGCGGTGTTCGCCAACCACGTCATCCACCGCTTCTCCGCGGAGGAGAACGCCCAGATCTTCCGCCGGCTCCGTGCGGCGGCGGTCGACGGGGCGACACTGACGGTGCTCGACTTCTTCCTCGACGACGATGAGGAGCAGCGGGCCCTGGATGCCCTGCACGCGGGGGAGTACCTCGTGATCGACGGCACGGTCGTGTACCCCGAGTCCGAGGTGCGCGGTTGGCTGTCGGACGCCGGATGGGCGGTGCGCGACACCGTCGCCCTGCCGGGGAGCCCGCGCGTGCTCCTGGCCACCGCGGTCTGACGGCCGCGGTTCGAGACTGGTCCGAGGGGGATCAGAGGCGGGCGGCATGCGTGAACATGCCGCCCGCCGTTTTCGTGCCGCGCGTGGTCAGCCGCGTGCGAACACCGTGCGGCCGTCGACGATCGTGCGCTCGACCGCGAGGTCGGCGAACGCGCGTCCCGGCGCGCAGGGGTCCTCGTCGAGGACGGTGACGTCGGCGACCTTGCCCGCCTCGAGAGTGCCTTTCCAGGCCGAGGCGCCATCCTGGACCGCGGCGTCCGCCGTCATCGCGCGGAGGAGCCGGCGCCGGATCTCGGCGTCGTCCGCACGGCCGTCCGCGGCGAGGAGGGCGAGGGACGCGTCGAGGCTCGGCCGCCAGTCCGGTGTCGCGATCGGGGCATCGCTGGTGAGGGTGGTCGTGGCGCCGGAGGAGAGCATCGCCGAGAGCGGCCAGGCTGCGGCGACGCGGGCCTCGCCCAGCTGCACGGCGGCCCAGGAGTGCGTGTGTGCGGCGATGAGCGGCTGCACGGCGAATCCGACGCCGAGGCGTTCCGCGCGACGGATCTGATCCGGGGTGGCAAGGTCGCCGTGCACGATGTAGTGGGGCCCGCGCGGGGTCGTCTCGCCCGACTGTTCCAGTGCAATGAGGAACTCGTCGATCGAGCGGTCGCCGGTGGCATGTACCGCGATCTGGAGGCCCCGACC harbors:
- a CDS encoding dipeptide/oligopeptide/nickel ABC transporter permease/ATP-binding protein; translated protein: MTTTDIRVAFDRAAQKRRSSLFRRFLRHPGGYLPLAIFVLIVLVGVFAPLLAPMDPNLVDLAAAKAPPSPEHLLGGDSTGRDILSRLIYGTRTTLWGALVTIVTALVIGVPSGVAAGYFGGAFDRVATWISDALQSIPGMIILLVVAAGSRNNFELLMVTVGVFMVPGYFRIARSQTLAVREEPYIDAARVSGLSDARIIFRHVIPAVYPPVIIQTALTAGIAMGMQAGLQFLGIGDSNVPSWGAMMLEGFRLMLTYPLMLLWPSAALGLTIAVLAIMGSTLAELVQVRTPRAARRRRRGVLEAADEAETSAATGSVRHDAPASALRVENLRVAHATPNGETEVVHGVTLDVAPGEVVGIVGESGSGKSQTVFSVLDLLPATGRATADAIWVGGAEVTHATRRERQALLGRTIGYVPQEPMSNLDPSYTIGHQLIEPLRRTHGLGKDAARQRARDVLLRVGLSDPERVMRSYPHQVSGGMAQRVLIAGAIAGRPSLLVADEPTTALDVTVQAEVLELLRELQAEYGMALLIVTHNFGVVADICDRVIVMRGGDIVESGAVDDLFTAPTQEYTRELIAASLDGAEGRAALDSHRTEVPA
- a CDS encoding ATP-binding cassette domain-containing protein codes for the protein MNASANPLLQVDDLVVEYGRGRHAFRALHGVSLDIAPGECLGLVGESGSGKSTLGKAILGLAPVTAGRIRFDGRDIGRLGGRARRALADDVQVVFQDPYGSLNPALTIGDILAEPLLTTGIGAKAAEKRVREMLDRVRLPGTSMDRYPSEFSGGQRQRIAIARALVRGPRLIVCDEPVSALDLTTQATVLDLFIELQRDTGVAYLFVSHDLGVVRRVCHRVAVMYRGEIVEIGDGEQVTRAPRHPYAERLRLASPVADPVAQRERRAQWLALREVPDAAVR
- a CDS encoding TetR/AcrR family transcriptional regulator: MPKIIDHDQRRRDIVEVAKSIILKGGFEAATMRSIAAEAGFANGALKHYFPGKESIVAATFETILQQMSEGVEAAGQEPVAADDALRGFLQATVPRDSEQIAAGRVLLALWEYAMANESLAELYRGHLASWRSSLIARMEAARDEGSIRDQDYGPLADEYISAAVGATVINLMYPDGDRIADYENYIDRFLERLR
- a CDS encoding alpha/beta fold hydrolase — translated: MTLRPERPVVFLHGLASRGTQDWPENEWAAVLGGRPRRVLDLPAHGDAPALGAVPTSVVLDALAAEIGPDEVDLVGYSLGARLAWDLARHPRVAVRRLVLGGLSAGEPFALVDLAAARSAVTGGPAPVDPLTGMIVHMASLPGNRADDLLDLIEGLAREPFAPQVAAPAMPVLLLGGEDDPMAAGIDELAARLPDVRVRRVPGDHLAALHTAEFRDAVCGFLAG
- a CDS encoding methyltransferase dimerization domain-containing protein is translated as MTDTPTPDAARIVDIATGYMAAKQLFQASRIGLFAAVAAGADTAAAIAERCGVSERISRLLADALAAKGLLVRTRGRYALAPDASAYLTGEDAIIDLAPFLTFLDEISYPHWLQFAHTVDTTEPGELQMDDARWGTFMAGVMTYNRLHAQEFGRLVDLVGATKALDFGGLSAEFALAVMARNPQLHTTFVYAPGFEDGVAQAVEAAGLAHRASVEVGDTATATPEGAYDAVFANHVIHRFSAEENAQIFRRLRAAAVDGATLTVLDFFLDDDEEQRALDALHAGEYLVIDGTVVYPESEVRGWLSDAGWAVRDTVALPGSPRVLLATAV